The window CCTGATtcgatccgtgtgtgtgtgtgtgtgtgtgtgtgtgtgtgtgtgtgtgtgtgtgttcacccaCAGATGGCTGAAGTTCGAGGAGGACGTGGAGGACGGCGGCGAGCGCTGGAGTAAACCCTACGTGGCcacgctgtcgctgcacagcctGTTCGAGCTGCGCAGCTGCATCCTCAACGGCACCGTCATGCTGGACATGAGGGCCAACAGCATCGAGGAGAtcgcaggtgggggggggcaacccGTCCCAGGATGCGTCACGCGTTcatttctgcactataaggcgcaccttcagtcAACGACCTGCAGACAAACCTGGGTGTCCGACCACAAtccgttcctgaaggctgttccaacggcgatttgttcgaattccaaatccATGTTTCCCGTTACAGATAATGTAAACGGTCTGGATCCGttcaagacgctagaaaacgaCCTTTTTACAACATAACATGTTATTTTatgatgtcatttaaatatcaaattgtatagtaaaaaaaaatgtaaaaaaaataagcaaaaacgagaaagaaataaaagaaaaacatcgactttaatcaggttagcctgaggtacgagttaccgtcgtcttttggacagaagtttacggtaccgtaactcgtaccgtaggAACCGAATTAAgggaaaaattattgaataaactaaaataaaaatcactttacCGTCACGTACCGTCaatttccaaattttgttcgacttctaagacaaaaaaaattgggaattttttggtcgaattccgatttgttcgatgtctgaAGCGTTCCAAAACCAAGGTTTTCTTGTGTGTgctccttcctttcctccctccctccctcccccccccccccccttccctccctccctcgcgTCTTGACCGGATCCAGACCATGTACATtatttgaaatgacaaacatttttttagaactCAAACAAACCTCTGTTGCCTTCAGGAACGCCTTTTGGTCGGAAGCCAACCACAATTCGCCTTTATAATCCCAACAAGTGTCCCTCTGCCCCCTCCAGACATGGTGATCGACAGCATGGTGGCGTCCGGCCAGCTGAGGGAGGGGCTGAGGGAGAAGGTGCGCGAGGCGATGCTGAAGAAGCATCACCACCAGAACGAGAGGAAGCTCAGCAACCGCATCCCTCTGGTGCGCTCCTTTGCTGACATAGGCAAGAAACATTCTGACCCACTGTTGCTTGAACGGAACGGTGAGCCCCCCCCTTtccctcctctgccccccccccccccctctgcacACTCGCATTTCTGTTGTTCCTCCACATTTTCCCACCCATAAAAACAACGACACAAATATTCCACTCCGCGGtcggtgacaggaagtgaacgacccggacaggaaggaggaagagaaatcTGGGTAGCGACTGGGGTTGTGTGTGATTTTACATGACTgggcatgccccccccccacctcctcctcacccccccccccccattaagaTTTGTGCTTCCGGTTTGCGGGGCTTCATTTCCATTCCACCAGGTGCGAACgtgagacgtgtgtgtgctggtttGTGTATCTGCCACCTTAACGCTTGACCCGAGTCCTCCTGGATctggcgtggggggggggggcttctgcGTCCTGATTGGTCGAATCTTCCAGCATCATCCTTGAGTGTGTCCATGCTTTATTTGTTTCCTCTAACACCTCCTGCTTgcggctgctcctcctcctgatacCATCTCTGTGACGGAGCTCGACTTCATGTGTTTCTCCTCTTCTGCTCCATcccttcctccttttctcccccccctccttttcctttcctttcctttttttttttttgtctttgtctcctcTGTTAGGAGAGGGCCTGTCCTCTTCGCGTCTCTCTCTCCACAAGCCGGGGGCGTCCTCGTCCGTCTCCAACCTCCCCCAGAGACAAGAATCCAGAGTCTCAGTCCTGCTCAACCAGCTCCTGCCCTCCTCCAACAACCACGGGCCGCCCCCCGACCCCTCCTGCCTCGGCACCCCACAGAATAGCCCCCGCTTCTCCAGCAAAAACCTAGGCCCAGAAATCCCCGAGGTGGTCGTGTCTCCCCCGGAAGACGACGACCCGGCGAGCGCGGCGGAGGAGCCGGCGGCGTCCCGGCGGGGCCTCGAGCCGATGCCCCTAGAAGGCAAATATCTGTGTAGCCTCCGAGTGTGAGTCACGGCGTGAACAGAGAACACTAGCACTAGCATGACGGCGCATCCCATAGTAACCCACCTCACCGCCGGGCCGAGACGCTTCCCACTCTGtctttacccacaatgctcctcttcctcatcctggtTTCTGTCCGCTCCAGCGCCGTGTGTCTCCGTCTGcatccctccacctcctccttctttgTTTACGTCTCCTTCTATCCTcctcgcccccccacccccacctcaccctcacccccccccccccagtcctgcTTCACACTTCCTACATTGTTGTTGCATGGCAGCTTTCCAGAGTCTCTTTTTTTGGCCCGTAAACTTttactgcctttttttttattttaacaccaTCCTCCTCATTTCAGTCCAAACAAATCAAGGTTTTTTATCAACTTTCCAGCgttgttcactttttttttttggggtgggggggtgaccgTTATTTCATATAAAAACCACTTTAAAGCAGCAGATTGCAGACGTTTAAAAACCACCCAGGGAGGTGTTCACCTCTTCCTGTGTGGGGCTGATCTGCTTCCAGGACACCGCCACAATAAAAGTCTGCCGCCGGTGCGTTCAAGTGCAGCAGAAACGGGTCGTAAAGTTCACGTTTGTGTCCGGCGGGGCGTCATCAGAGAGGAGCGTCAGCTAAAATTTAAAGCGGTTCAGAAATTCTGATTCATTTTATCCCTGGATGACCACCCCCTCGTCCCCCCCCCAGGTATAAATAATGCATCGCTGCATCATTTGGCGccagcctcttcctcctcatcaatTCCTTAGCAGAAATATTCTTTTACctgacggaggggggggggagcgcAGGCAGCTCGGCTAAATATAAGCCTGAACTTGTttggcggggggcggggggtttgTGGCGTTTGTACCAGCCTGTTAGCGCTGACTGGGACGCGGTGTTCCTCCCCACCAGCCTGACAGTTTATTCTTAGTGTGAGCGGCTCCGGCTCCAGGGATGGCTCCGCTTCAAAGTACGGGCGACTAGAACCAGAGATCGCTCCTGATAGGTCGggcagggggggcggggggcggtcTTATTATAGCTGGGGAGCGTCTGTAATTACACACCCTTCAAGGAAAACACACAGTGGTTCCTCTAAGTGTCCCCGGGTCTGACACCAGTTCACAGCTCCAACTGGAAACCAGTGGAGGTGACGACGAGGTTCTAACCATGGACAGTAGAACCTGCAGTAGAACctgcagtagaacctacagtagaacctgcagtagaacctacagtagaacctgcagtagaacctacagtagaacctacagtagaacctgcagTAGAACctgcagtagaacctacagtagaacctgcagcagaacctacagtagaacctgcagtagaacctacagtagaacctgcagTAGAACCTGCAGTAGAACctgcagtagaacctacagtagaacctgcagcagaacctacagtagaacctgcagtagaacctacagtagaacctgcagtagaacctacagtagaacctggagatacgagtaaacaatgataaagattgtaaaacgcaaaagtcacgagaacacaccagctacgtctttactccaccaacgagaacaagatccggtctcactgatgtcgtatccatccgccaactcgtggtaaagaacgagatgcggtctcactgatgtcgtatccgcccgccaacacgtggtaaagaacgagatgcggtctcactgatgtatccatccaccaacacgtggtaaagaacgagatgcggtctcactgatgtcgtatccatccgccaacacgtggtaaagaacgagatgcggtctcactgatgtcgtatccatccgccaacacgtggtaaagaacaagatgcggtctcactgatgtcgtatccatccgccaacacgtggtaaagaacgagatgcggtctcactgatgtatccatcctgAACCACGACTTCTATCTTGGATTTTCTCGTGCATGTCGACGACTCTTGCCTCAAACGACTCGTGTCTCGGGGTTCGACTGTATAGGATGGCGGTAATGACTGGTGGGTCAGGAGCAGGAACACGCATGTTCATCCACATATGAACCCAGTGCTAACTGCCCCACATCAGAGTCTGTAAACCTCCTTAGCTCatggcgggggggtgggggccaTTCCAGGGCTTAGCCATGCTGAATGAAGAGCGTTGGCGAACGCGACATGAGCTAATCCCTCCCTTATTCCAAGAGGCTTTGTTGGGTATGTGAGCAATCACGCTCCCGTTCAGCTACCCAGCATCCCCTGGGGCGTCCCCCCGCTCTGGGGTAGAGTTCAAGGGTACGGATCACTCGTTTTTTAATTCGACGTCGgaatttattgctttttttaaaccGCGAAGGGGAAATGAGGATGGTGTTGATGACCGGGGATCCGTTCCTCCATGATGCCCAAAGGATGGCGCTGGCGTTCAGCGATCCTTTGGCCGCCTCATCTCATCTCCTGCTCTCATGTGGCCTGGAGTGCTAGCGTTTCCTGTGAGTCAGTAAAGGCGACGTAACGGAACGTCCACTACTTtgaactcctcaccttttagcCCCGAGCCGACACCAACACACGACGCTACCGCCAGAGCGACGGGCGCGTCTGTTCATCCAACATTTGATCTCGATCGCTTGCGTGCGGCGAAATTAAATCGCCGTCGGTCACGCGTGAGGAAACCTCGAACATCTTGAGTCAGATCTGAAAATTAAATCGGAAACGAGAGACGAATGACGAACTCACAAACCACACGGCGATTCTCCGCCAGCCGTTGCGTAACGTCCATCTCTGTTTCACCTCTGCTGCCCTTCCCTTCTCTCCctgtcctccccccccccaccccaccccagccACCCCAGGACCACTGGTGTCCCCGACCTCTCTCCCAAATAATCTGGATGGCAGCAAGGCGATGGAGAGGAGGCCGTCCAAAGTAGGGGTCAGTAGAGAAGGCAGCAGTGTGGACTTCAGCAAGGTAACCCAACCCGAGTACTGAGCACAGAACCcgtgcccctggtggtcttTCTGCCTCTCTTTCCAGTTGGGGGACTTTCTTTGACTGGGGGTTCAAATCTGCCTCTCGGCCTGTTTTCTGGGCGCAGCTAGAAGCGTCTGTGGTTCCATCAATTCGACCTTATAAAGTTTCTACATCCATATAAGGGCGGTGTAATATAAGGGGCGGAGTTAAGTCAAAAGAAGGGATAGGGGTGCAACGACCGATCTCTGCTCAGTACTTCCTAACGCTGCTAACTTCTGATCGTAACCCCTAACAACCCTCGAGCCTTCCTCCTTGCCCTCCTCTTCGTCTCTTCGCCCAGCTGACTCGACTggcgtctgattggttgtttctgTTGCCTTCAGGTGGACATGAACTTCATGAAGAAGATCCCACCAGGAGCGGAAGCTTCCAACGTCCTGGTGGGGGAGGTGGACTTCCTGGAGAAGCCCATCATCGCGTTTGTGCGACTGTCGCCCGCGGTCCTCATCACGGGACTGACGGAGGTACCGGTGCCCACGAGGTACAGTCAGCAAAAACAAACGACCCTCTCAGGTCAGACGGAGGCGATCCGGTTCCAGTCCTTCATCGTTCGTCTTCTTCACAGGTTTCTCTTCCTGCTTCTGGGGCCACACGGCAAAGGACCCCAATACCACGAGATCGGCCGATCCATGGCGACGCTGATGACGGATGAGGTGAGAGGAGCTGGCGTTTGATTGGGcgtgctgccccctgctggcacaCCAGAGGGTTTACTGCATTGAGAACCTCACGAGAACCACACTCGCGCAGATCTTCCACGACGTGGCGTACAAGGCCAAAGACCGGACCGACATCCTGTCTGGCATCGACGAGTTCCTCGACCAGGTGACCGTCCTGCCCCCCGGTGAGTGGGACCCCACCATCCGGATCGAGCCCCCCAAGAACGTCCCGTCTCAGGTGAGTCGGTGAATTTGACATCGCCCCACCTTGTGGCGGCAGCGTGACACGAAGTGATTCAACGTTACTGTGTTATATTTAagcgacctttgacctgcagctCAAGAGGAAGACGCCGTCGCAGCCCAATGGGACGGCGCCCCCTGCAGGAGACctggacaaggaggaggagcatCAGACGGGCCCCGAGCTGCAGCGGACCGGCAGGTGAGGTCACGTCGACAGGAAGTGTTTATCACAGGTCACCACCTGcgtttttttttgggttttttaaatgCTAACGGTTTTTAGCGGAGCCTGACATTCCTGGAGCGCAGCTGTTAGCCAGGACGATGTGTTTATGCGACGCCCCCATGAACGCGTCGCACCCGAACGCATCAGCAGGGAGGCTCTGTATTATTTAGACAGTCTCCGGTTCGCCGCTACTATAAAAGGCTCCGGCGGCGAGGGACGAGGAGAGGCAGGAGGGAGGTTATGGGGgggtaaatgtaactactccttaatgttaaataacatgaaatatcttttatgctctggagggccacataaaatcatatggagggccacatgtggccccagGGCCGTGAGTTTGCCACTTGTGCTCTAAACCTTCAGGAACAGAATGTAAAACCATTTCAGGGgtaaaaaaaaggtcaaagctTAAATTTCCCGACGGCCCCTGAACGTGTCGTGTCCCAGGATCTTCGGGGGGCTGATGCGGGACCTGAGGAGGAAGCTCCCGTTCTACTGGAGCGACATCAGGGACGCGCTCAGCCTCCAGTGTCTGgcctccatcctcttcctctactGCGCCTGCATGTCGCCCGTCATCACGTTCGGGGGGCTCCTGGGGGAGGCCACCAAGGGCAACATCGTGAgtccacccccacctcccctaaTCTCACTTTGGCGGTGAAAACTCCTCCTTTTCATCGGCCCCTCCCCTTGTCTCTCGTCTGTGCAGAGCGCCATCGAGTCCCTCTTTGGGGCGTCGCTGACGGGCGTGGCCTACTCCCTCTTCGCGGGGCAGCCCCTCACCATCCTGGGGAGCACCGGCCCCGTCCTGGTGTTCGAGAAGATCCTCTTCAAGTTCTGCATGTCAGTCCAGTCGACTTTTCGTCCGTCggtgttcctcctcctcttaacTCCCTgtccccgcccccctccctcagtgaCTACGAGCTGTCCTACCTGTCGCTGCGCACCAGCATCGGCCTGTGGACGGCCTTCCTGTGCCTGTTGCTCGTGGCGACGGACGCCAGCGCGCTGGTGTGCTACATCACGCGCTTCACCGAGGAGGCCTTCGCCGCGCTCAtctgcatcatcttcatctACGAGGCGCTGGAGAAGCTGGTCCACCTGGGGGAGCTCTACCCGGTCAACTCCCACAACGAGCTGGACAACCTCACCATGTACTCGTGAGtgtgccccccgcccccctcacgAGTACCCGCCGACTCTTCGTTCGATCGAAGCGCCCTCGCTTAGCGTTTTTCCTCCTCCCGTCCTCCAGGTGTCGCTGCGCCCCCCCGGTCAACGCCACTGAAGCGCAGGTGCAGGTCTGGAACCGGACTGGGTACACCCCCGACTCCATCCCCTGGGGCGACCTCAACGTGTCGGTGCGAGGGGAACACACTCCGCTAAACGCCGCCGCTCGCGTCCGATCGTACGTACGTACGTTCTGCTaatctctgccccccccccgtttgcTCCAGACCTGCAAGGCGCTCGGCGGCGACTTCGTGGGCCCCGCCTGCGGACACCACGGCCCCTTCATCCCTGACGTCCTCTTCTGGTCCgtcatcctcttcttcaccaCCTTCTTCCTGTCGTCCTTCCTCAAGCAGTTCAAGACGGAGCGCTACTTCCCCACCAAGGTGAGGcgcacttcctgtttacttcctgttttttctcGCGGCTCCTCCCACGCTAATGCCTTTTAGCCGTCGTCTCCCAGGTGCGCTCCACCATCAGCGACTTCGCcgtcttcatcaccatcatgatCATGGTGCTGGTGGACTACCTGATGGGGATCCCCTCCCCCAAGCTGAGGGTCCCGGACCGCTTCGAGGTGGGCGTCGGCTTCgccacatgatgatgatgatgatgatgatgatgatataagGTGATTATTAACCCTTTTCCCTCCGCAGCCGACCTCCAACAACCGGGGGTGGGTGATCGACCCGCTGGGGGGGAACCCCTGGTGGACGCTCCTGGTGACGGCGCTCCCCGCCCTCCTGTGCACCATCCTGATCTTCATGGACCAGCAGATCACCGCCGTCATCATCAACAGGAAGGAGCACAAGCTGAAGAAGGGGTGTGGCTACCACCTGGACCTGCTGGTGGTGTCCATCATGCTGGGGGTGTGCTCCGTCATGGGGCTGCCGTGGTTCGTGGCGGCGACCGTCCTCTCCATCTCGCACGTCAACAGCCTGAAGGTGGAGTCGGGCTGCTCGGCGCCGGGGGAGCAGCCCAAGTTCCTGGGCATCCGGGAGCAGCGCGTGACGGGGTTCATGATCTTCGTCCTCATGGGGTGCtccgtcttcatgacctcggcGCTCAAGTTCATCCCCATGCCGGTGCTGTACGGGGTCTTCCTCTACATGGGGGTGTCCTCGCTCAAAGGCATCCAGGTCAGGATCCAGAACCCTTTAAAGCTCCGCTTCATAGCCTCTGGGTGTCAAATATATagataaatgtatataaaatataaatatatataatatgaaaaatataaaaatatataaaatatatattataaatatataaaaataaaatatgaaaacaattttaagatataaaaataaattgataataaaatataaaatgtgctgaatataaaataaaattttacaatATTAAAGGACAAccctttttatattttaactttttatatTTAACCTGAACCCTTTGAAAGCTCCGAAAATCGcagttataaataaatatatataatataatataaatataaaatttttaaaaaatatatgtaaaataaaattatataaaagcCCCCCAATCCCTCCACTTTCTGGTTTACTtacttcctgcccccccccccagttcttCGACAGGATCAAGCTGTTCGGCATGCCGGCCAAACACCAGCCCGACCTGATCTACCTGCGCTACGTGCCGCTGTGGAAGGTCCACGTCTTCACGCTGGTGCAGCTCACCTGCCTGGTGCTGCTGTGGGTCATCAAGGCCTCGGCCGCCGCCGTCGTCTTCCCCATGATGGTAGGAGCCCCACCCCGCTCTTTCGCCATGCGCCGCTGCCTCGTGGCGAGGGGGGGGGTAACGGTTCCCCCTGTCCCCCAGGTCCTGGCGCTGGTGTTCGTCCGGAAGCTGCTGGACCTGTTCTTCAGCAAGAGGGAGCTGAGCTGGCTGGACGACCTGATGCCCgagagcaagaagaagaaggaggacgacaagaagaagaaggagcagGAGAAGCTGGTGGGTCCATCGCCGttaccccccagccccccaggaGGGGCACAGCGGATCTGACTTCGTGTTTTAAAACCacgtttatttttatttagttgttttgtattttaagagCTTCAGTTCTTTCTCTTGTCGTGTGAAATCAGGATTTAATTGAATGagatttttgtaaaaaatgaaaattgtcctcttcctcctcaggaggcggagtctgggctggaggaggaggaggagctggagctgaaggtCGGCTACGACGACTCCAACCGTCTGAACGTCCCGGTGAAGGAGCTGTCAGGGAGGTGAGCGCCGCCGCCACCGCGTTCGCCAAGCGTAGCCCCTCGTCCTGGTCGCCGTGACGACGCGTCCAGAGAGGAGCAACTCGCCACGTTCTCTCCGGAGGCGTGTTTGCAGCTTCTTCCTGTACGCTAAGTCGCTGTTTCCTGTACGCTGAGTCGCTGTTTCCTGCTGGTCAGTGTGTGTTGTTATGTCCAAACAGATCCTACAGAATAGGACTAGTGACCCACGGCCCCCCCCCGAAGACCAGGTAGCGGGGTGGTGTGTCCCACgctaaacctctaaccccgcCCCCACGGCCATTAAACGCAGACACACACCGGCCTaacacgcgtgtgtgtgcgtgagtttgtgtgtgtgttggttttttttacctgaaactGACTCTGTTTGTCTGCTGACTCTGCTAAACGTTAGCGTGTCgctagcatgtgtgtgtgtgtgtgtgtgtgtgtgtgtgtgtgcgcgcacgcgtgCATGTTGGCATGTCGTTCTGGTAGTTTCGTGTCTGACATAAAAGGGGAAAATtgtttggtcacatgaccaaaatTGTATATCATTGGTCTCCATGGCTCCGCCCCTTTTTGGAATGAGATCAGTCAGCGTTTTTAAGTGTTTTGCAGCTGAAGGTTGTTTCTTCTCTGGTTTTGCACCTTCGGCTGTTTTAAGCATCTAATTAATTCGTTGACACGCCcaatatgacatcatcaacagctgattaaatattctttttcctcttcctcctcctcctcctcctcgccacGGAGCAGCCAGGAGAAGGTGGCGTGCGTTCGAGTCGACGTCAGCGCCGACACGCCGGGACGAGGCTCCGCCTCCGCCGAGACTTTCCTGTgacagggacacgccccctccatcaccccccacagccccgccccccactcAACACTTCACCCCAAGTGTCAAAAGGGGTCAGAGGTCCGGAGAagccccacccacccccccctcgTCTGAACGGCTGCCattgtgaccccccccctctctttttttatttgtttgtttgtttgttgatgcCAAAGGGGGGGGTCTCACCAGTGGAGGGGGGTTTTAATCCGTTTTTTTAGCTACGCTGTTTTAGACTGAACCGGTTCGggccagtcacatgaccaccagcctcaacaaccaatcagattcaAGCCAATCCAGTACTGTTGGCGTCAGCTGACCCGAAGCGGGGGCTAAAACTACTGCACACGCCTCTCAGTGTTCGCTGCTTGCCGATTGGTTCACCGTCACAGGAAGTCGACGCCCTTCCTGCCGTGACGAGTCTGTACTGTACAGGAAGCACtttgccccgcccccccatctcatgccccgcccccccccatgTCATCATGGAGCTGGAGCTGTCAGGAAACGTCTGACGCGGTCCCGCCGTGGTCACATGATCTGTCATCGCCGCCCGTTTACTCAGATAACAgcagtggccccgcccccctccctcgccGCCACGCCCGTTCTTATACCGTCTGTTGTCGTCGgttgtcgtgtgtgtgtgacgtcttCTGAAAAGTACTTCTACAGTTATCGTGAGACCATATTCTATTCTAAACGATAGACCCCGCCTCCCCTACACGGTcgactccgccccctcccgATAAGCTAACGTGCGCATCACgattttttgtgtttccgtCTTTTGCAGCTGTTGTGACTCCACGGAGAGTAGCTTACGTGCCTTGTGTGTGAGTCTTGTACCGATCAtttgcacgcacacgcacacacacacacgcacacacgcacgcacacacacacacacacacacagggtgtggCACCTGAACGCCAAAGACTGATCCGGAGCGCGGCTCGTTCTCAGTTTGTCGTTGTCGTTCCGCGTCTTGTGTGAACGTCGTAACTCGGATCGATgtaccccccccgccccacccctccctccctacctccaacccccccccccacttagaaacatgtgtgtgttacttaATGCCGGTGACGCTGTAGTTTCTCCTCACAGGAGGCGGCTATATCCTCCCAGAAGTGTTCATATTAAACGTTGGTTCTTCTGATCggtggataaataaataaattagtttaAATAAATCGTTTTTTTTACacgtctggaggaggatgatgatgatgaactgtCAGGATGAAGATGTGGAGGTTCTACCCGcactatgacatcacagcgaGCCTCCGCGTGTCCTGATGACGACGCAAAGCAATAAAAAGAAGCGACTCGGTGGTGATTTCCTGTTGTTCCCGTCTTCTACTTGTTcataattcaaactttttttttttttggtgtcgtTTTCATACAAAAGATTTGCTGCTTTTGTGTTCTATTTGAAACCGTTTGTACTCGATGTTCTTGAAGGTCCAGTATTCCTCACCACTTTGTTTTTGCacaaaacataagaaaaaacCAGATGATTAAAACCTAAAATGATGATGAATCTCTTGTGGTCTCGCTCCTGTTTTAGCCCCTCCCACTCAGCCTGTCCAATGAGAGTCAACCAGGAAACGTCGGtgcataaattatatttaatactTCTCAAGTTGAACTTGAGTCTTTTTACATGATGGTGTTAGTTTGATCTGAACAGTCGAGACTGAAGACCTGAAGGTGTCATTCAGCTTCTGGCCACAGGGGGGCAGCAGAGACGCCCTCATTTACTGCAGTACAAAAGGTTTCTCATCTGACCTGATTGAACAGACAGGCGTTGCCATGGATACATCCTGGAGGATAAATGGCCGATCAATTGGTTTGGTCTGAGAGGCGTCgactagaaccccccccccccacctgcaaACTCCCCAGGCCTCAGATCGACTTTTCAAACTATTAAATCCTCTTGAAGTCGAGGAATCGATCGATTAAATGTCGGTTGAAACCGCTGGCGCTCCTCCCAGACACGACTAATCGCTCAGGAGAGCAGGAGCGCCGCGGTAGCCCTTTACAAAAAACGTCTTTTTATTTGGATACGACTAGCATGACGATAAAACTCCACGATGACATCATACGCGTTAATATTCACCACGTTAAAAACAAGTGCTGTAATCATCTTCCTTTATAATCGATTAACCGATCTCCGTCCTGATTGGCCGGTCTTCTCCTGTTGTTCTGGCTCAGCGTCTTGATATGTGTTTTCATCCCTCCGTCGCCGCGGCGACCTGTCCGGACGCTCAGTTGGCGGCGTTCTGCGGTCCCTCCGGGATGAGCGACATGAAGAAGGTGACGATGAAGGACCAGGTGGACGACAAGAAGCCGGCCTGGGGGGCGCTGTTGGCATCCTCCGCCCCTTCCTCCCCGCTGTCGCCGTCGTCATCGGAGGCGTCGTCCAGCCCATCCTGGGGgggaggagacaaaaaaaatggaatgagACCCGTTTCGTCTGGTCGCGTTGAAGGCGCCGCCTCTGCTCACCATTTCTTGCGCGTCCTGATTGGGCGGCTCtacctccgcctcctcctgattggctgcgtcTCCAGGAAGTTGAGGTTCGTTCTCCAGGTTGAAGGGAAACCAGCCGGCCTGATGCCTGTGGGCGGAGACAAAAACGGCGCCCGACTCGTTTTCCTTTATCAGCGGTTTCAGACGTTTattgtgatcatgtgaccggccctgaagccccgcccactcacaGGTAGAGCACCAGCATCGCCATGGTCACCATGACGAAGCGGCTGAAGGAGGAGTAGAAGTA of the Antennarius striatus isolate MH-2024 chromosome 14, ASM4005453v1, whole genome shotgun sequence genome contains:
- the LOC137607346 gene encoding sodium bicarbonate cotransporter 3-like isoform X2 — protein: MDEGEHAITGLEEEALVDHGKSSFTTHTNYEKEDLESHRAVYVGVHVPLGRESKRRHRHRGHRHHRKRRERDSEEGKEDGRESPTYDTPSQRVQFILGTEDDDLEHVPHDLFTELDELSFRDGSATEWKETARWLKFEEDVEDGGERWSKPYVATLSLHSLFELRSCILNGTVMLDMRANSIEEIADMVIDSMVASGQLREGLREKVREAMLKKHHHQNERKLSNRIPLVRSFADIGKKHSDPLLLERNGEGLSSSRLSLHKPGASSSVSNLPQRQESRVSVLLNQLLPSSNNHGPPPDPSCLGTPQNSPRFSSKNLGPEIPEVVVSPPEDDDPASAAEEPAASRRGLEPMPLEATPGPLVSPTSLPNNLDGSKAMERRPSKVGVSREGSSVDFSKVDMNFMKKIPPGAEASNVLVGEVDFLEKPIIAFVRLSPAVLITGLTEVPVPTRFLFLLLGPHGKGPQYHEIGRSMATLMTDEIFHDVAYKAKDRTDILSGIDEFLDQVTVLPPGEWDPTIRIEPPKNVPSQLKRKTPSQPNGTAPPAGDLDKEEEHQTGPELQRTGRIFGGLMRDLRRKLPFYWSDIRDALSLQCLASILFLYCACMSPVITFGGLLGEATKGNISAIESLFGASLTGVAYSLFAGQPLTILGSTGPVLVFEKILFKFCIDYELSYLSLRTSIGLWTAFLCLLLVATDASALVCYITRFTEEAFAALICIIFIYEALEKLVHLGELYPVNSHNELDNLTMYSCRCAPPVNATEAQVQVWNRTGYTPDSIPWGDLNVSTCKALGGDFVGPACGHHGPFIPDVLFWSVILFFTTFFLSSFLKQFKTERYFPTKVRSTISDFAVFITIMIMVLVDYLMGIPSPKLRVPDRFEPTSNNRGWVIDPLGGNPWWTLLVTALPALLCTILIFMDQQITAVIINRKEHKLKKGCGYHLDLLVVSIMLGVCSVMGLPWFVAATVLSISHVNSLKVESGCSAPGEQPKFLGIREQRVTGFMIFVLMGCSVFMTSALKFIPMPVLYGVFLYMGVSSLKGIQFFDRIKLFGMPAKHQPDLIYLRYVPLWKVHVFTLVQLTCLVLLWVIKASAAAVVFPMMVLALVFVRKLLDLFFSKRELSWLDDLMPESKKKKEDDKKKKEQEKLEAESGLEEEEELELKVGYDDSNRLNVPVKELSGRSYRIGLVTHGPPPKTSQEKVACVRVDVSADTPGRGSASAETFL